Genomic segment of Acidimicrobiales bacterium:
TCCCACGATTGGACGAGTGTAGGGATGCGCCCACGGCTGACCTTGAGCCCCACCAGGCCGCAGCATGATGCGGGGATCCTTAAGGAGCCGCCCCCGTCGTTGCCGTGGGCGACGGTGAACATCCCCGCAGCGACCGCGGCACCGGCTCCCCCGCTGGAACCTCCGGGGGTACGGTCGAGGTCCCAGGGATTGCGAGTGATGCCGTAGCGTTTGTTCTCGGCCGCGGTGATCGGCCCGAACTCCGGCGTGTTCGTGCGAGCGGTGAGGTTGAAGCCGGCTCTCTGCAGCGACTCGACGATCAGCTCGGACTCGATCGAAGGCTTGCCCGGCGCCGCCCAGGACCCGTAGGTGACGGGCCAGCCGGCGACTTCGGTGAGGTCCTTGACCGGGATCGGGACCCCGTGGAACGGGGGCAATTCGTCCGGGTCCTGGTGCGCTACCGCGTCGGCGGCTCGGGCGGCGCGGTCGCGGGCCTCCTCGTCGTTGCGCCAGATGATCGCGTTTACTCGGCCATCGACCTCGTCGATGCGGGCAAGGCTCGCTTCGAGAACCTCGACAGGGCTCAGCTTGCGTTCGCGGATCGCCTTCGCCAGCTCACGGGCGGTTCCGAAAAGAATGTCGTCCTGTTCCCCCATGAGGCGACGATACCCGGGGGAAGCGGCGCAGTGGCGGGCGTGGCGGCGGGGCGACCAGCAGGCGTGCCGGCGGGGCGACTGGCTCGACCGGCGGGAGTGCCGGGCTCAAAGCCCAAAGTGGACAGAGAAGTGCTGACGTGCCAGTGCTGTGCGCGAACCCTGTCCCCTCATGTCGCGATCAGAGCGGGGCGAAGGGACAGAGAACGGAAGCCTGGTGTGGATCGGGGATTCTCTGTCCTCTTCCGAACGGGCGCGAGCCAGACAGAGAGACAGAGAGACAGAGAGACAGAGAGACAGGATTGTCGCCAGTTCTGTTCGGGCGACTACCTGTGCCCGTGGCTGTAGCGGCTGGCGTGGGCAGAGCCGCCGCGGCTGTGCGCTCCGGAGTAGCCCGGGCTGGCCGGACGTCCCGAGCCAGCGACGGTCGAAGAGTCGGATGGCTGGCTGCTGCCACTGGACGTGCTCCCCGACGACGAGGAGGAGCTCATGTTCTGCAGGAAGGTGGTGCAGGCACCGGTGGTGGATCCAATGCTGCCGCCGGCCTCCTTGATCAGGGCACGGAACGCTGTGGAGCTGTACTTGCCTCCGTGCGGGCTGGCCATGTCGGAGACGCTGCCTGAGACGGCCGTGCCCTGGGGGGCGAGGAACGCTGTGCACAGGCCGAAGAGCGCGTGCTGGTTGGCCGGACCCGTCATCGGGGCGGTGATCCCAGAGGTGCTGCCGGACGTGTTGCTGGTGGCGTTGCCCGCGGTCGAGTCGGGCGCGCCCGAGCTCGTCTGACCCTGGTCTCCCGTCCCGGAGGGCGTGCCCGTGGGCGTGACAGTCGAGTTCGAGATCTCCAATGCGGCGGTGCTCCCCTGGGCGGAGCCGCCCGAGCCCTGCACGGGCAGAGCGCCGGTCGCGGCCGCTGCTGCGGTACCGAGACCGAACAAGGCGACGGTTGCCGCCGTCGCCACCTTCGCGGTCAGAACTTTGGAAAGCATCCTGTTCTCCCTGGAGCTGGATGCGGCCGTGATCGTCTGCACGGGCGCGGGGATGAGCGTGTTCGACACGATCGCCGCCGCCATCGCGGCGACAGCCCCCTCACCCACGAGCTCGTCGGCACTGCCACGAGCCTGGGCGGCCCGGACCAGCGACGCCAACCGGGCGTAACCCGGAGGGGCGTCGTCGGGTGCCACGGACCCCGAGACCAAGCGGTCTGCTGTCTGCTCGTCGATCAGAAGATGCATGTCGTCCATGTCAATCGCGCCCCGACGCCATCGCGTTAACGGCCATGAGGACAGAAGGAGAAGTAGCCAATCTCCTGAGAGCCTTGTGTTGCAGTACCCGCACCGTTCCCGGCCGCTTCCCGAGGATCCCGGCAACCTCGTCCACGCTCAGGCCTCCCAGGACTCGAAGGAGGAATACCTCTGCTTGGTCGAAACTCAGGGCCCGGACGATCTCGCTGCTCGCCTCGACACCGGTGAGGCAGTCGAGTACGCCGGCCTCGACGTCGTCCGGCGCAGCCCGTCCGGCCAGGTCCGGAGGGATCCCGGTGGTTGGGGGCATCCGCCGGGCGTCCCGCCAGTGCTGGACCAGGCGACCGTGGGCGATCGTGAACACCCATGCCCGGAAATGCTGCTGGTCCCCCCGGAAGTCGCCGATGCGCCGCGCGGCTCCCAGCCACGTCTCGACCGCGAGATCCTCGGCTTCACCGGGAACCCGGGAGGCGAAGTAGCGAAGCAGGCGCGGGTTGAGCTCCCGGTAGAGGCAAGAGAACGCCCACTCGGCCCCGGCCTGCGCCGCGGCGAGTGTTGACTCGAAGCTCTCGCCCAACGACATGCCCGGTGCCATCCACGGCGCGTATCGGCACCGGAACGCCAGGCCTTTAGCTCGATTGTCCAGGGTTCCTAGCTCGATTGTCCCGGGCTCCAGCCGGAACGTCCGGGCGTCAACCGGCCAGAAACACACCCATCACCAAGGCTGCGATCGACGCGGCACCTGCTACCGATCCCCAAACCGCCAGGCCAGCGCGGCCGGTGGAACGCGAGTGCAGCCAGGCGGTGAGGCCGGCGAGCAGGGCCACCGCGATCTTCGCCCAGAGCACCGCTTTCCACGCGGGCCGCTGGTTCCCGCCGGCGGCCGCCACATTCCAGACTCCGGTACCCAACAGCACCGCATAGGCCGGCCAGCTGAGCCGCCCAAATGCTCGGGCGATCTTCCGCGGGGCCTCGTCACCGAGTTGGCGAACCGTCCCGAGCAGGCCGGCGACCGTGAGCTGCCCGCCGACCCACACGGCGGCGGCCAGTACGTGCAGGGTCAGGCGGATTCCGTCGACGGCGGGAGCGAGCACAGCCGGACAGCTTGCACCCAATTGACCCCCCATGCACGAATGGGCGACGATGTAGATGGTGATCGCTGGGATGTCCGCCTGATGGCCGACTCGTGGGAGCCGGGCCCGCCGTCGGTCCGCTCCATGGCGCCCGGGGCGATCGGCGGGGCGGTCATCCCCCTGGCCGTCTACTACAGCGTGCGCCCCCACCTCGGCGGCGACGCCCCGGCGCTGATGATCGCCGGGATCCCAGCCGCCGCCTGGGTCGCCATCCAGTGGGCCCGGCAGCGGCGCATCGACCCGATCGGCTCGATCGTGCTGCTCGGCTTCCTCGCCGGCGTCACCGTCTCGCTGGCGATGGGAGGGAGCGCCTTTGTGTTGAAGATCCGCGACTCGGGGTTCACCTTTCTTTTCGGGCTGGCCTGCCTCGCCTCCCTGTCGCGGC
This window contains:
- a CDS encoding VC0807 family protein; translated protein: MGDDVDGDRWDVRLMADSWEPGPPSVRSMAPGAIGGAVIPLAVYYSVRPHLGGDAPALMIAGIPAAAWVAIQWARQRRIDPIGSIVLLGFLAGVTVSLAMGGSAFVLKIRDSGFTFLFGLACLASLSRPRPVMFYMGRALSAGNDPAKLAAYDQLWEVPTAPRAFRIITVAWGSGLIVEASARVILAVTLPTATFVALSPILAAVVIGGLFGFTVRWSKRARRIGEEMFADASIVYPSVELPTA
- a CDS encoding sigma-70 family RNA polymerase sigma factor, with the protein product MAPGMSLGESFESTLAAAQAGAEWAFSCLYRELNPRLLRYFASRVPGEAEDLAVETWLGAARRIGDFRGDQQHFRAWVFTIAHGRLVQHWRDARRMPPTTGIPPDLAGRAAPDDVEAGVLDCLTGVEASSEIVRALSFDQAEVFLLRVLGGLSVDEVAGILGKRPGTVRVLQHKALRRLATSPSVLMAVNAMASGRD